The following are encoded in a window of Streptomyces sp. Go-475 genomic DNA:
- a CDS encoding DUF1707 and DUF4190 domain-containing protein, whose protein sequence is MSQPPYPSWQPWQGSRVPSMLASHADRERAVDVLRAGYGEGRMEHGEFEKRVARAYAARTVGELALLVADLPQGPVPQSVPTVSVPPAFLPVPRAQTNGKAVAAAVCGLLCVPSMGLTGIPAVVLGHVARAEIRSRGELGDGLALTGLVLGWLSTAGWALVLVLLTVVSVAAG, encoded by the coding sequence GTGTCGCAGCCGCCCTATCCGTCCTGGCAGCCCTGGCAGGGGTCCAGGGTGCCGTCGATGCTCGCCTCGCACGCCGATCGGGAGCGGGCCGTGGACGTGCTCAGAGCGGGGTACGGCGAGGGGCGGATGGAGCACGGGGAGTTCGAGAAGCGGGTGGCGCGGGCGTATGCCGCGCGGACCGTGGGGGAGCTGGCGCTGCTCGTCGCCGATCTGCCGCAGGGGCCGGTGCCGCAGTCGGTGCCTACCGTGTCCGTGCCGCCGGCGTTCCTGCCGGTGCCGCGGGCGCAGACGAACGGGAAAGCGGTCGCCGCCGCGGTGTGCGGGCTGCTGTGTGTGCCGAGCATGGGGCTGACCGGGATCCCGGCCGTCGTCCTGGGGCATGTGGCGCGGGCCGAGATCCGCAGCCGCGGGGAGCTGGGGGACGGCCTCGCGCTGACCGGACTGGTGCTCGGATGGTTGTCCACGGCAGGCTGGGCACTCGTCCTGGTGTTGCTCACCGTGGTGTCCGTCGCGGCTGGCTGA
- the rpsL gene encoding 30S ribosomal protein S12 has translation MPTIQQLVRKGRQDKVEKNKTPALEGSPQRRGVCTRVFTTTPKKPNSALRKVARVRLTSGIEVTAYIPGEGHNLQEHSIVLVRGGRVKDLPGVRYKIIRGSLDTQGVKNRKQARSRYGAKKEK, from the coding sequence GTGCCTACGATCCAGCAGCTGGTCCGCAAGGGCCGGCAGGACAAGGTCGAGAAGAACAAGACGCCCGCACTCGAGGGTTCCCCTCAGCGTCGTGGCGTCTGCACGCGTGTGTTCACGACCACCCCGAAGAAGCCGAACTCGGCCCTCCGTAAGGTCGCGCGTGTGCGTCTGACCAGCGGCATCGAGGTCACGGCTTACATTCCGGGTGAGGGACACAACCTGCAGGAGCACTCCATCGTGCTCGTGCGCGGCGGCCGTGTGAAGGACCTGCCGGGTGTTCGCTACAAGATCATCCGCGGCTCCCTCGACACCCAGGGTGTCAAGAACCGCAAGCAGGCCCGCAGCCGTTACGGCGCCAAGAAGGAGAAGTAA
- the rpsG gene encoding 30S ribosomal protein S7, giving the protein MPRKGPAPKRPVIIDPVYGSPLVTSLINKVLLNGKRSTAERIVYGAMEGLREKTGNDPVITLKRALENIKPTLEVKSRRVGGATYQVPVEVKPGRANTLALRWLVGYSRARREKTMTERLLNELLDASNGLGAAVKKREDTHKMAESNKAFAHYRW; this is encoded by the coding sequence ATGCCTCGTAAGGGCCCCGCCCCGAAGCGTCCGGTCATCATCGACCCGGTCTACGGCTCTCCTCTGGTGACCTCCCTGATCAACAAGGTGCTGCTGAACGGCAAGCGCTCCACCGCCGAGCGCATCGTCTACGGCGCCATGGAGGGCCTGCGCGAGAAGACCGGCAACGACCCGGTCATCACGCTGAAGCGCGCTCTCGAGAACATCAAGCCGACCCTCGAGGTCAAGTCCCGCCGTGTCGGTGGTGCCACCTACCAGGTTCCGGTCGAGGTCAAGCCCGGCCGTGCCAACACCCTGGCGCTGCGCTGGCTCGTCGGTTACTCCCGCGCCCGTCGCGAGAAGACCATGACCGAGCGTCTGCTCAACGAGCTCCTCGACGCCAGCAACGGCCTGGGTGCCGCTGTGAAGAAGCGCGAGGACACGCACAAGATGGCCGAGTCCAACAAGGCCTTCGCGCACTACCGCTGGTAG
- the fusA gene encoding elongation factor G: MATTSLDLARVRNIGIMAHIDAGKTTTTERILFYTGVSYKIGEVHDGAATMDWMEQEQERGITITSAATTCHWPLEGDDYTINIIDTPGHVDFTVEVERSLRVLDGAVTVFDGVAGVEPQSETVWRQADRYGVPRICFVNKLDRTGAEFHRCVDMISDRLGAQPLVMQLPIGAEADFKGVIDLVTMKALVWSAEATKGEMYDTVDIPDTHVEAAEEYRGKLLEAVAENDEELMELYLEGTEPTVEQLYAAIRRITIASGKGGGTTVTPVFCGTAFKNKGVQPLLDAVVRYLPTPLDVEAIEGHDVKDPEQVIARKPSDEEPLAALAFKIMSDPHLGKLTFVRVYSGRLESGTQVLNSVKGKKERIGKIYRMHANKREEIESVGAGDIVAVMGLKQTTTGETLSDDKNPVILESMDFPAPVIQVAIEPKSKGDQEKLGVAIQRLAEEDPSFQVHSDEETGQTIIGGMGELHLEVLVDRMRREFKVEANVGKPQVAYRETIRKAVEKVEFTHKKQTGGTGQFARVIIAIEPIEGGDASYEFINKVTGGRVPKEYIPSVDAGAQEAMQFGILAGYEMTGVRVTLLDGAYHEVDSSELAFKIAGSQAFKEAARKASPVLLEPMMAVEVTTPEDYMGEVIGDINSRRGQIQAMEERAGARVVKGLVPLSEMFGYVGDLRSKTSGRASYSMQFDSYAEVPRNVAEEIIAKAKGE, from the coding sequence ATGGCTACCACTTCGCTTGACCTGGCCAGGGTCCGCAACATCGGGATCATGGCCCACATCGACGCGGGCAAGACGACCACCACCGAGCGGATCCTGTTCTACACCGGCGTTTCGTACAAGATCGGTGAGGTCCACGACGGCGCTGCCACCATGGACTGGATGGAGCAGGAGCAGGAGCGTGGCATCACGATCACCTCTGCTGCCACCACCTGTCACTGGCCGCTCGAGGGCGACGACTACACCATCAACATCATCGACACGCCGGGGCACGTCGACTTCACCGTCGAGGTGGAGCGCTCCCTGCGCGTGCTCGACGGTGCCGTGACGGTGTTCGACGGTGTCGCCGGTGTCGAGCCGCAGTCCGAGACGGTGTGGCGTCAGGCCGACCGTTACGGCGTGCCGCGCATCTGCTTCGTCAACAAGCTGGACCGTACCGGTGCCGAGTTCCACCGCTGCGTGGACATGATCTCGGACCGCCTGGGCGCGCAGCCGCTGGTCATGCAGCTGCCGATCGGCGCGGAGGCGGACTTCAAGGGCGTCATCGACCTCGTGACGATGAAGGCCCTGGTCTGGTCGGCCGAGGCGACCAAGGGCGAGATGTACGACACCGTCGACATCCCGGACACCCACGTCGAGGCTGCCGAGGAGTACCGCGGCAAGCTGCTCGAGGCCGTCGCCGAGAACGACGAAGAGCTGATGGAGCTGTACCTGGAGGGCACCGAGCCCACCGTGGAGCAGCTGTACGCCGCGATCCGTCGCATCACCATCGCGTCCGGCAAGGGCGGCGGCACCACCGTCACCCCCGTGTTCTGCGGCACCGCGTTCAAGAACAAGGGCGTCCAGCCCCTGCTCGACGCGGTCGTGCGCTACCTGCCCACCCCGCTCGACGTCGAGGCCATCGAGGGCCACGACGTCAAGGACCCGGAGCAGGTCATCGCGCGCAAGCCGTCGGACGAGGAGCCCCTCGCCGCGCTCGCGTTCAAGATCATGAGCGACCCGCACCTCGGCAAGCTCACCTTCGTCCGGGTCTACTCGGGCCGCCTGGAGTCGGGCACGCAGGTGCTCAACTCCGTCAAGGGCAAGAAGGAGCGCATCGGCAAGATCTACCGCATGCACGCCAACAAGCGTGAGGAGATCGAGTCGGTGGGCGCCGGCGACATCGTCGCCGTCATGGGCCTGAAGCAGACCACCACCGGTGAGACGCTGTCCGACGACAAGAACCCGGTGATCCTGGAGTCCATGGACTTCCCGGCGCCGGTCATCCAGGTCGCCATCGAGCCCAAGTCGAAGGGCGACCAGGAGAAGCTGGGCGTCGCGATCCAGCGCCTGGCCGAGGAGGACCCGTCCTTCCAGGTCCACTCGGACGAGGAGACCGGCCAGACCATCATCGGCGGTATGGGCGAGCTGCACCTCGAGGTGCTGGTCGACCGCATGCGCCGTGAGTTCAAGGTCGAGGCCAACGTCGGCAAGCCGCAGGTCGCCTACCGCGAGACGATCCGCAAGGCCGTCGAGAAGGTCGAGTTCACCCACAAGAAGCAGACGGGTGGTACCGGCCAGTTCGCCCGCGTCATCATCGCGATCGAGCCGATCGAGGGCGGCGACGCCTCGTACGAGTTCATCAACAAGGTGACCGGTGGCCGTGTGCCGAAGGAGTACATCCCTTCGGTGGACGCCGGTGCGCAGGAGGCCATGCAGTTCGGCATCCTCGCCGGTTACGAGATGACCGGTGTCCGCGTGACGCTGCTCGACGGTGCCTACCACGAGGTCGACTCCTCCGAGCTCGCGTTCAAGATCGCCGGTTCGCAGGCCTTCAAGGAGGCCGCGCGCAAGGCCAGCCCCGTGCTGCTCGAGCCGATGATGGCCGTCGAGGTCACCACGCCCGAGGACTACATGGGTGAGGTCATCGGCGACATCAACTCCCGCCGTGGTCAGATCCAGGCCATGGAGGAGCGGGCCGGTGCCCGCGTCGTGAAGGGCCTCGTGCCCCTTTCGGAGATGTTCGGCTACGTCGGCGACCTGCGCAGCAAGACGTCCGGCCGTGCGAGCTACTCCATGCAGTTCGACTCCTACGCCGAGGTTCCCCGGAACGTCGCCGAGGAGATCATCGCGAAGGCCAAGGGCGAGTAA
- the tuf gene encoding elongation factor Tu, with protein MAKAKFERTKPHVNIGTIGHIDHGKTTLTAAITKVLHDAYPDLNEASAFDQIDKAPEERQRGITISIAHVEYQTETRHYAHVDCPGHADYIKNMITGAAQMDGAILVVAATDGPMPQTKEHVLLARQVGVPYIVVALNKADMVDDEEILELVELEVRELLSEYEFPGDDVPVVKVSALKALEGDKEWGNSVLELMNAVDTAIPEPERDVDKPFLMPIEDVFTITGRGTVVTGRIERGVLKVNETVDIIGIKPEKTTTTVTGIEMFRKLLDEGQAGENVGLLLRGIKREDVERGQVIIKPGSVTPHTEFEAQAYILSKDEGGRHTPFFNNYRPQFYFRTTDVTGVVTLPEGTEMVMPGDNTEMKVELIQPVAMEEGLKFAIREGGRTVGAGQVTKINK; from the coding sequence GTGGCGAAGGCGAAGTTCGAGCGGACTAAGCCGCACGTCAACATCGGCACCATCGGTCACATCGACCACGGTAAGACGACCCTCACGGCCGCCATTACCAAGGTGCTGCACGACGCGTACCCGGACCTGAACGAGGCCTCGGCCTTCGACCAGATCGACAAGGCTCCTGAGGAGCGCCAGCGCGGTATCACCATCTCCATCGCGCACGTCGAGTACCAGACCGAGACGCGTCACTACGCCCACGTCGACTGCCCCGGTCACGCGGACTACATCAAGAACATGATCACGGGTGCGGCGCAGATGGACGGCGCCATCCTCGTGGTCGCCGCCACCGACGGCCCGATGCCGCAGACCAAGGAGCACGTGCTCCTGGCCCGCCAGGTCGGCGTTCCGTACATCGTCGTCGCCCTGAACAAGGCCGACATGGTGGACGACGAGGAGATCCTGGAGCTCGTCGAGCTCGAGGTCCGTGAGCTCCTCTCCGAGTACGAGTTCCCGGGCGACGACGTTCCCGTCGTCAAGGTCTCCGCTCTGAAGGCCCTCGAGGGCGACAAGGAGTGGGGCAACTCCGTCCTCGAGCTCATGAACGCCGTCGACACCGCCATCCCGGAGCCGGAGCGCGACGTCGACAAGCCGTTCCTCATGCCGATCGAGGACGTCTTCACGATCACCGGTCGCGGTACGGTCGTCACCGGCCGTATCGAGCGTGGTGTCCTGAAGGTCAACGAGACCGTCGACATCATCGGCATCAAGCCGGAGAAGACCACCACCACGGTCACCGGCATCGAGATGTTCCGCAAGCTGCTCGACGAGGGCCAGGCCGGTGAGAACGTCGGTCTGCTGCTCCGTGGCATCAAGCGCGAGGACGTCGAGCGCGGCCAGGTCATCATCAAGCCGGGCTCGGTCACCCCGCACACGGAGTTCGAGGCGCAGGCCTACATCCTGTCCAAGGACGAGGGTGGCCGCCACACGCCGTTCTTCAACAACTACCGCCCGCAGTTCTACTTCCGTACGACGGACGTGACCGGCGTGGTGACCCTCCCCGAGGGCACCGAGATGGTCATGCCGGGTGACAACACCGAGATGAAGGTGGAGCTCATCCAGCCCGTCGCCATGGAGGAGGGCCTGAAGTTCGCCATCCGTGAGGGTGGCCGGACCGTGGGCGCCGGCCAGGTCACCAAGATCAACAAGTGA
- a CDS encoding helix-turn-helix domain-containing protein — protein MDTQNPSAPSHAHARVAGKKHPNRHPHTGLVHDNTRHTTRFTVIGNHLAQHAELSLLAIGLGVHIQSLPAGAQVDIKSLAARFPEGTTRIAAALRELEAHGYLRRVRERVPGGRIVTRTISCNQPGHSGADASRPAPQKRTRPPGGKRLPAVPHPACLSPVLLRQATDLLACLRRDDARLLLSSHDVAHLAPGVAAWLERDVSPAAVRRALTTDLPPGALHRPAALLAHRLTAQLPPPPPFRAPAPPPATRHPLQTCDGCDRAFRAPAPGHCRDCRSHPLEAA, from the coding sequence ATGGATACGCAGAACCCTAGCGCGCCCTCGCACGCCCACGCCCGGGTTGCCGGGAAGAAGCACCCGAACCGGCACCCCCACACCGGCCTGGTTCACGACAACACCCGCCACACCACCCGCTTCACGGTGATCGGCAACCACCTCGCCCAGCACGCGGAGCTGTCGCTGCTCGCGATCGGACTGGGCGTGCACATCCAGTCGCTCCCCGCGGGCGCCCAGGTCGACATCAAGTCCCTCGCCGCCCGCTTCCCGGAGGGCACGACCCGTATCGCCGCCGCCCTGCGCGAGCTGGAGGCCCACGGCTACCTGCGGCGCGTACGCGAACGCGTCCCCGGCGGCCGGATCGTCACCCGCACGATCTCCTGCAACCAGCCAGGTCACAGCGGTGCCGACGCCTCCCGCCCGGCCCCCCAGAAACGGACGAGGCCGCCCGGCGGCAAGCGCCTCCCCGCCGTGCCGCACCCGGCCTGCCTCTCCCCCGTCCTGCTCCGGCAGGCCACGGACCTCCTCGCATGCCTCCGCCGCGACGACGCTCGCCTCCTTCTTTCCTCCCACGACGTCGCCCACCTCGCCCCCGGCGTCGCCGCCTGGCTCGAACGCGACGTCTCCCCCGCCGCCGTACGCCGCGCCCTGACCACCGACCTCCCGCCCGGGGCCCTGCACCGCCCGGCCGCCCTCCTGGCCCACCGCCTCACGGCCCAGCTACCGCCCCCGCCCCCGTTCCGCGCCCCCGCGCCACCGCCGGCCACCCGGCACCCGCTTCAGACCTGTGACGGCTGCGACCGGGCCTTCCGCGCACCAGCCCCCGGCCACTGCCGCGATTGCCGATCACATCCCCTGGAGGCCGCTTAG
- the rpsJ gene encoding 30S ribosomal protein S10 encodes MAGQKIRIRLKAYDHEVIDSSAKKIVETVTRTGASVAGPVPLPTEKNVYCVIKSPHKYKDSREHFEMRTHKRLIDILDPTPKTVDSLMRLDLPAGVDIEIKL; translated from the coding sequence ATGGCGGGACAGAAGATCCGCATCCGGCTCAAGGCCTACGACCACGAGGTCATCGACTCCTCGGCGAAGAAGATCGTCGAGACGGTGACCCGCACTGGTGCGTCGGTCGCGGGCCCGGTGCCGCTGCCCACTGAGAAGAACGTGTACTGCGTCATCAAGTCGCCGCACAAGTACAAGGACTCGCGCGAGCACTTCGAGATGCGGACGCACAAGCGCCTGATCGACATCCTCGACCCCACCCCCAAGACCGTTGACTCTCTGATGCGACTCGACCTCCCGGCCGGTGTCGACATCGAGATCAAGCTCTGA
- the rplC gene encoding 50S ribosomal protein L3, protein MAKQIKGILGEKLGMTQVWDANNRVVPVTVVKAGPNVVTQVRTNDVDGYESVQIAFGEIDPRKVNKPLKGHFAKADVTPRRHLVEIRTADASEYTLGQEITAEVFEAGVKVDVTGKSKGKGFAGVMKRHNFRGLGAGHGTQRKHRSPGSIGGCATPGRVFKGLRMAGRMGNERVTTQNLTVHAVDAEKGLLLIKGAVPGPNGGLVLVRTAAKGA, encoded by the coding sequence ATGGCTAAGCAGATCAAGGGCATCCTGGGCGAGAAGCTCGGCATGACGCAGGTGTGGGACGCGAACAACCGCGTCGTCCCGGTCACCGTCGTCAAGGCCGGCCCCAACGTCGTCACCCAGGTCCGTACGAACGATGTCGACGGCTACGAGTCCGTCCAGATCGCTTTCGGCGAGATCGACCCGCGCAAGGTGAACAAGCCCCTCAAGGGCCACTTCGCCAAGGCCGACGTCACCCCCCGTCGTCACCTCGTCGAGATCCGCACCGCGGACGCCTCCGAGTACACGCTCGGCCAGGAGATCACCGCTGAGGTGTTCGAGGCCGGCGTGAAGGTCGACGTGACCGGCAAGAGCAAGGGCAAGGGCTTCGCCGGTGTCATGAAGCGCCACAACTTCCGTGGCCTCGGCGCCGGACACGGCACCCAGCGCAAGCACCGCTCCCCCGGTTCCATCGGTGGCTGCGCCACCCCGGGCCGTGTGTTCAAGGGCCTCCGCATGGCGGGTCGCATGGGCAACGAGCGGGTCACCACCCAGAACCTGACCGTCCACGCCGTTGACGCGGAGAAGGGTCTGCTGCTCATCAAGGGCGCGGTTCCCGGTCCGAACGGCGGCCTCGTCCTGGTCCGCACCGCGGCCAAGGGGGCCTGA
- the rplD gene encoding 50S ribosomal protein L4 gives MSTVDILSPAGDKAGSVELPAEIFDVEKVSIPLIHQVVVAQLAAARQGTHKTKTRGEVRGGGKKPYRQKGTGRARQGSTRAPQFAGGGVVHGPVPRDYSQRTPKKMKAAALRHALTDRARHNRIHVVSGVVEGETPSTKAAKTLFGKISERKNLLLVVDRADEAAWLSARNLPQVHILEPGQLNTYDVLVSDDVVFTKAAFESFVSGPKANDTEGSEV, from the coding sequence ATGAGCACTGTTGACATCCTTTCGCCGGCGGGCGACAAGGCCGGTTCCGTCGAGCTCCCCGCGGAGATCTTCGACGTCGAGAAGGTCAGCATCCCGCTGATCCACCAGGTCGTCGTCGCGCAGCTGGCCGCTGCCCGTCAGGGCACGCACAAGACCAAGACCCGTGGCGAGGTCCGCGGCGGTGGCAAGAAGCCGTACCGCCAGAAGGGCACCGGTCGCGCCCGTCAGGGTTCGACCCGCGCGCCGCAGTTCGCCGGTGGTGGCGTCGTGCACGGTCCCGTGCCGCGTGACTACTCGCAGCGGACCCCGAAGAAGATGAAGGCTGCCGCCCTGCGTCACGCCCTCACCGACCGGGCCCGCCACAACCGCATCCACGTCGTCTCCGGCGTCGTCGAGGGCGAGACCCCGTCGACGAAGGCCGCCAAGACGCTGTTCGGCAAGATCTCGGAGCGCAAGAACCTGCTCCTGGTCGTCGACCGCGCCGACGAGGCCGCGTGGCTGTCCGCCCGCAACCTGCCCCAGGTCCACATCCTGGAGCCGGGCCAGCTGAACACGTACGACGTTCTCGTCTCGGACGACGTGGTCTTCACCAAGGCCGCTTTCGAGTCCTTCGTGTCGGGCCCGAAGGCCAATGACACCGAAGGGAGCGAGGTCTGA
- the rplW gene encoding 50S ribosomal protein L23 codes for MAIRHPAIASKAAKKAKAARVAKARRHAAEGKNTVETPLSKSFTDPRDVLLKPVVSEKSYALLDEGKYTFVVDPRANKTQIKEAVQSVFSVKVTGVNTINRQGKRKRTRTGFGQRASTKRAIVTLAEGDRIDIFGGPTA; via the coding sequence ATGGCTATCCGTCACCCCGCAATCGCCTCCAAGGCGGCGAAGAAGGCCAAGGCCGCTCGCGTCGCCAAGGCGCGTCGCCACGCCGCCGAGGGCAAGAACACCGTCGAGACCCCGCTGAGCAAGTCCTTCACGGACCCCCGTGACGTGCTGCTCAAGCCGGTCGTCTCCGAGAAGAGCTACGCGCTGCTCGACGAGGGCAAGTACACCTTCGTCGTGGACCCGCGTGCCAACAAGACCCAGATCAAGGAGGCCGTCCAGTCGGTCTTCTCGGTCAAGGTCACCGGGGTCAACACGATCAACCGCCAGGGCAAGCGCAAGCGGACCCGCACCGGCTTCGGCCAGCGTGCGTCCACCAAGCGCGCGATCGTGACCCTCGCCGAGGGCGACCGTATCGACATCTTCGGCGGTCCGACCGCGTAA
- the rplB gene encoding 50S ribosomal protein L2, which yields MGIRKYKPTTPGRRGASVADFVEVTRSTPEKSLVRPLHSKGGRNNSGRVTVRHQGGGHKRAYRVIDFRRHDKDGVPAKVAHIEYDPNRTARIALLHYADGEKRYILAPRGLSQGDRVENGPGADIKPGNNLALRNIPVGTTLHAIELRPGGGAKFARSAGASVQLLAKEGQMAHLRMPSGEIRLVDVRCRATVGEVGNAEQSNINWGKAGRKRWLGVRPTVRGVVMNPVDHPHGGGEGRTSGGRHPVSPWGKKEGRTRSPKKASNKYIVRRRKTNKKR from the coding sequence ATGGGTATCCGCAAGTACAAGCCGACGACTCCTGGCCGTCGTGGTGCCAGCGTCGCCGACTTCGTCGAGGTCACGCGGTCCACGCCGGAGAAGTCGTTGGTCCGCCCCCTGCACAGCAAGGGTGGCCGTAACAACTCCGGTCGTGTGACCGTCCGCCACCAGGGTGGTGGCCACAAGCGCGCCTACCGCGTGATCGACTTCCGTCGTCACGACAAGGACGGCGTGCCGGCGAAGGTCGCGCACATCGAGTACGACCCCAACCGCACCGCGCGCATCGCGCTGCTGCACTACGCGGACGGCGAGAAGCGCTACATCCTCGCGCCGCGTGGCCTGTCGCAGGGCGACCGCGTCGAGAACGGTCCCGGGGCCGACATCAAGCCGGGCAACAACCTCGCCCTGCGCAACATCCCGGTCGGTACCACGCTGCACGCCATCGAGCTGCGTCCGGGCGGCGGCGCCAAGTTCGCCCGCTCCGCCGGCGCCTCGGTGCAGCTGCTCGCGAAGGAGGGCCAGATGGCCCACCTGCGCATGCCGTCCGGTGAGATCCGCCTGGTCGACGTCCGCTGCCGCGCCACTGTGGGCGAGGTCGGCAACGCCGAGCAGAGCAACATCAACTGGGGCAAGGCGGGCCGCAAGCGGTGGCTGGGCGTCCGCCCGACCGTCCGTGGTGTGGTCATGAACCCGGTCGACCACCCGCACGGTGGTGGTGAGGGCCGGACCTCCGGTGGTCGCCACCCTGTGTCCCCGTGGGGCAAGAAGGAAGGCCGTACTCGTTCGCCCAAGAAGGCGTCGAACAAGTACATCGTCCGCCGCCGCAAGACGAACAAGAAGCGCTAA
- the rpsS gene encoding 30S ribosomal protein S19, with translation MPRSLKKGPFVDDHLIKKVDAQNEAGTKNVIKTWSRRSMIVPAMLGHTIAVHNGKTHIPVFVTESMVGHKLGEFSPTRTFRGHVKEDRKSKRR, from the coding sequence ATGCCTCGTAGCTTGAAGAAGGGGCCCTTCGTCGACGACCACCTGATCAAGAAGGTGGACGCCCAGAACGAAGCCGGCACCAAGAACGTCATCAAGACCTGGTCCCGCCGCTCGATGATCGTCCCGGCGATGCTCGGCCACACGATCGCGGTGCACAACGGCAAGACCCACATCCCGGTGTTTGTCACCGAGTCGATGGTCGGCCACAAGCTCGGCGAGTTCTCGCCGACCCGCACTTTCCGGGGCCACGTCAAGGAAGACCGGAAGTCGAAGCGCCGCTAG
- the rplV gene encoding 50S ribosomal protein L22 gives MEARAQARYIRVTPMKARRVVDLIRGLNATEAQAVLRFAPQAASVPVGKVLDSAIANAAHNYDHTDVDSLYISEAYVDEGPTLKRFRPRAQGRAYRIRKRTSHITVVVSSKEGTR, from the coding sequence ATGGAAGCCAGGGCCCAGGCGCGGTACATCCGCGTCACGCCCATGAAGGCCCGCCGTGTGGTGGACCTCATCCGTGGCCTGAACGCCACGGAGGCTCAGGCGGTCCTGCGTTTCGCCCCGCAGGCCGCGAGCGTGCCGGTCGGCAAGGTGCTGGACAGCGCCATCGCCAACGCCGCGCACAACTACGACCACACCGATGTCGACAGCCTCTACATCTCCGAGGCCTACGTCGACGAGGGCCCGACCCTGAAGCGGTTCCGTCCGCGTGCCCAGGGCCGCGCCTACCGGATCCGCAAGCGGACCAGCCACATCACCGTGGTCGTCAGCAGCAAGGAAGGAACCCGGTAA
- the rpsC gene encoding 30S ribosomal protein S3, whose amino-acid sequence MGQKVNPHGFRLGVTTDFKSRWYADKLYKDYVKEDVAIRRMMTSGMERAGISKVEIERTRDRVRVDIHTARPGIVIGRRGAEADRIRGDLEKLTGKQVQLNILEVKNPETDAQLVAQAVAEQLSSRVSFRRAMRKSMQSAMKAGAKGIKIQCGGRLGGAEMSRSEFYREGRVPLHTLRANVDYGFFEAKTTFGRIGVKVWIYKGDVKNIAEVRAENAAARAGNRPARGGNDRPARGGRGGERRGRKPQQAAGSEAPKAEAPASAAPAESTGTEA is encoded by the coding sequence ATGGGCCAGAAGGTAAACCCGCACGGGTTCCGGCTCGGTGTCACGACCGACTTCAAGTCGCGTTGGTACGCCGACAAGCTGTACAAGGACTACGTCAAGGAAGACGTCGCCATCCGTCGGATGATGACGTCCGGCATGGAGCGCGCCGGCATCTCCAAGGTCGAGATCGAGCGCACCCGTGACCGTGTGCGTGTGGACATCCACACCGCTCGTCCGGGCATCGTCATCGGCCGCCGTGGCGCCGAGGCCGACCGCATCCGCGGTGACCTCGAGAAGCTCACGGGCAAGCAGGTCCAGCTGAACATCCTCGAGGTCAAGAACCCCGAGACCGACGCTCAGCTCGTGGCCCAGGCCGTCGCCGAGCAGCTCTCCTCCCGCGTCTCCTTCCGCCGTGCCATGCGCAAGAGCATGCAGTCGGCGATGAAGGCCGGCGCCAAGGGCATCAAGATCCAGTGCGGTGGCCGCCTCGGTGGCGCCGAGATGTCCCGCTCGGAGTTCTACCGCGAGGGCCGCGTGCCCCTGCACACGCTCCGCGCGAACGTGGACTACGGCTTCTTCGAGGCCAAGACGACCTTCGGCCGCATCGGCGTGAAGGTCTGGATCTACAAGGGCGACGTCAAGAACATCGCCGAGGTCCGCGCCGAGAACGCCGCTGCCCGTGCGGGTAACCGCCCGGCCCGCGGCGGCAACGACCGCCCGGCCCGTGGTGGCCGCGGTGGCGAGCGGCGCGGTCGCAAGCCGCAGCAGGCCGCTGGTTCCGAGGCCCCCAAGGCCGAGGCTCCCGCGTCCGCCGCTCCGGCTGAGAGCACCGGAACGGAGGCCTGA
- the rplP gene encoding 50S ribosomal protein L16, with translation MLIPRRVKHRKQHHPKRNGMSKGGTQVAFGEYGIQALTPAYVTNRQIEAARIAMTRHIKRGGKVWINIYPDRPLTKKPAETRMGSGKGSPEWWVANVKPGRVMFELSYPNEKIAREALTRAAHKLPMKCKIVKREAGEA, from the coding sequence ATGCTGATCCCCCGTAGGGTCAAGCACCGCAAGCAGCACCACCCCAAGCGCAACGGCATGTCCAAGGGTGGCACGCAGGTTGCGTTCGGCGAGTACGGCATCCAGGCGCTGACCCCGGCGTACGTGACGAACCGCCAGATCGAGGCCGCTCGTATCGCGATGACCCGTCACATCAAGCGTGGCGGCAAGGTCTGGATCAACATCTACCCGGACCGCCCCCTCACCAAGAAGCCGGCCGAGACCCGCATGGGTTCCGGTAAGGGTTCGCCGGAGTGGTGGGTGGCCAACGTCAAGCCCGGACGCGTGATGTTCGAGCTGTCGTACCCCAACGAGAAGATCGCGCGCGAGGCCCTGACCCGTGCGGCTCACAAGCTGCCGATGAAGTGCAAGATCGTCAAGCGCGAGGCAGGTGAAGCGTGA